One window from the genome of Acomys russatus chromosome 30, mAcoRus1.1, whole genome shotgun sequence encodes:
- the Mtx3 gene encoding metaxin-3, whose protein sequence is MAAPMELSCWGGGWGLPSVHSESLVVMAYAKFSGAPLKVNVIDNTWRGSRGDVPILTTEDNSVSQPAKILNFLRKQKYNADCELSAKQGADTLAYIALLEEKLLPAVLHTFWVENDNYFTVTKPWFASRIPFPLSLILPGRMSRGALNRILLTRGEPPLYHVQEVEAQIYRDAKECLNLLSNRLGTSQFFFGDTPSTLDAYVFGFLAPLYKVRFPKVHLQEHLKQLSNLCRHCDDILNSYFRHGAGGVSPAGQEMIDANLQKLTQLVHKESNLIEKMDGNLRQSPQLLPRKLPTLKLTPAEDESHSLQRLSP, encoded by the exons ATGGCGGCCCCCATGGAGCTCAgctgctggggaggtggctgggGGCTCCCTTCCGTCCACAGCGAGTccctggtggtgatg GCTTATGCCAAATTCTCTGGGGCACCCTTGAAAGTCAATGTCATAGATAACACCTGGAGAGGCTCAAGAG GTGATGTACCAATTTTGACAACTGAAGAcaacagtgtttctcagcctgcaaaaatattaaactttttaaGAAAACAG aaatataatgCTGATTGTGAGCTCTCAGCAAAACAAGGGGCAGATACACTGGCTTACATCGCCCTTCTGGAGGAGAAGCTTCtccctgctgtg CTTCACACTTTCTGGGTTGAGAATGACAATTACTTTACCGTGACCAAGCCGTGGTTTGCCTCTCGTATCCCTTTCCCTCTGAGTTTGATCCTGCCCGGAAGGATGTCTAGAGGGGCACTGAATAGGATTCTTCTGACGAGGGGAGAGCCCCCCCTCTACCATGTCCAGGAAGTGGAAGCACAG ATATACAGAGATGCCAAGGAGTGCCTAAATCTCCTGTCAAATAGACTGGGAACATCTCAGTTTTTCTTTGGTGACAC GCCTTCCACCTTGGACGCCTACGTGTTCGGTTTCCTCGCACCTCTCTATAAAGTGCGGTTTCCCAAAGTTCACCTACAAGAGCATCTGAAACAGCTGTCCAACCTGTGCCGCCACTGTGATGACATCCTCAATAGCTACTTTAGGCATGGTGCCGGGG GCGTCTCTCCAGCTGGACAAGAAATGATAGACGCAAACCTGCAGAAACTCACACAGCTTGTACATAAGGAGTCCAACCTAATTGAAAAG ATGGATGGCAATCTCCGCCAAAGCCCTCAGCTTCTTCCTCGGAAGCTGCCGACGCTCAAGCTGACTCCAGCAGAAGACGAGAGTCATTCCTTACAGCGGCTGTCCCCCTGA